Genomic window (Acidobacteriota bacterium):
ATCAAGGCTTCCGATCTGCTGTCTGTAACTCGTACAGCCCGTCGATTCGCACCGTCAAGTTGTCGATGCGCTTGTTCAGACTCACGAATAGCCAGGCGTGGGCGGCCGACTCACTCGAATGTCTCCGGATCGATCTCATCGTGCATTCCGGCGACCATGACTCTTGCGAAGTCGGACAGGTCGTCCAGATGGTCTCGAATCACTGCCTTGATGATGTCGAGGTCCAAATCCTGATACTGATGGACGACGACGTTGCGCAGGCCGACCATCGCCTTCATGTTCGCCGCCATCTGCACCGGGATTACTCCCGCCCGCGCGAGCAGATCGAAACTCTCCCCGCTGGTCCGAGGCCAGCCGAGCCTCCTCAGGTTTACGACGCACGCGCAGCAGACAGCGATCGAGGCTCTGCTGCTTCCCGATCAGGACATCGCTCACGGTGCCGGCGCCCGTGCGCTCTCGACGATCGCAGCGCGGATCCCGGCGCGTTCGTCGTTCAGCCTCTGATACATCGACAGGACAAGTGTTTCGAACTCCAGCCGGACACCGTCGTCCTGGCAGTACACCAAGCGACCGGTGCGCAGGATCTCCGCCTGAAGCGTCGTGTCGGCGCGCCGCAGATTGACGAGATCCACATGCTCCGTGCCTGCCGCGCCGGCGAGCCTCACCGCGAGCAGATGCCACTGCCAGCGATCAACCCGCATTGCCTCGCCATACGGCAGGAGCACGGCGATATCCAGGTCGCTGTCCGGACGGTGGGCAGCGGTCGCCCAGGTGCCGTACCGATAAATCGCCTGCGTGGTGGGATGGGCTTCGAGGCTGAGGTGGATGAGCCCGTCGACGAGCGCGTCCGAGCCGCTGGCGGCCCGACCAATCCTGGCACCCACCGGATCAGTCTAACCCGGGAGCCGCGATACGGAGCCGGGGAGGCCATCGCCTCCCCGCTCAGGTCTTGTTCTTGCCGGCAGAAAACCGGTGTGAGGCCAGATTATTCCCTGCCACGCGGCGTTTCACGACGGACTCCTAGCCCGACAATCGTCGCCTGCGGCTCCGATTGCCGCCCAACCGGGCCTGACTAGGAGTCTACGCCGTTCTACGGCGCAGACTCCTAGCGCGCGTCCGGCTCCCGCACGATGTCCGGCGGGCTCCGCTCCGCGCCCAGCGAGCGCAGCAGCGCGGCCGTCGTGTCGGACTTCGCGAAATTGCCGCCGGTGTGGATGCCCTCGGCGACTACGAGCGGCGTCCACTCTCGGTTGTTCTTCGCGTCGATGTCGGCGCCGCGGTCGATCAGGAACTGCACGATCGAGTCCGCGCGTTCCCGCCACGCCGCGCCGTGCAGCGCGGTGTCGCCCCGGTCGTTGGCCACGTTCACGTCACCGCCCATCTCCACGATCAGGTGGATGGCGTCGAGCGCCTCGACTTCGGTCGACCGGGTGATGCCCGGCTCGTGGCCGATGCCGGCCGCGTGCATCAGCGGCGTCGTCCCGTCGACGGTGGGAATGAACGGATCGGCGCCGGCGTCGAGCAGCGCCCGCATCACCGGCAGGTCGTTCGCCTTGGCCGCGATCGCGAACGCGGTCGCCCCGCGCATGTTCCCCAGATGGCCCTTCACCTGGATGTGGAACCCGGGGGTCCGCGCCGTCTGGCGGTCCGGGTCGGCGCCGTGCTCGAGGAACGCGCTGACCATCCGTAGCCGGTCGGCCGCGTGCAGCCCGCCGAACGGGCTCCACTGGTTGCCCTCGGCGACGCCGTTGGAGAGGTCGTTCAGCTCCGTGTCCCACTTCCCCGCGGCCCAGTGCAGCGGCGAGAAACCGGGCCCGAGGTTCGGGTTCGCCCCCTGGTCCAGCAGAAACTCCGCGTAGTCGAGATGCCGGCGAACCGTGGCGACGAGCAGGGCGGTGGTGCCGTCCACCGCCGAGGCGTTGACG
Coding sequences:
- a CDS encoding DUF86 domain-containing protein yields the protein MAVCCACVVNLRRLGWPRTSGESFDLLARAGVIPVQMAANMKAMVGLRNVVVHQYQDLDLDIIKAVIRDHLDDLSDFARVMVAGMHDEIDPETFE
- a CDS encoding nucleotidyltransferase domain-containing protein — its product is MGARIGRAASGSDALVDGLIHLSLEAHPTTQAIYRYGTWATAAHRPDSDLDIAVLLPYGEAMRVDRWQWHLLAVRLAGAAGTEHVDLVNLRRADTTLQAEILRTGRLVYCQDDGVRLEFETLVLSMYQRLNDERAGIRAAIVESARAPAP